The Lacerta agilis isolate rLacAgi1 chromosome 5, rLacAgi1.pri, whole genome shotgun sequence genome has a segment encoding these proteins:
- the LOC117047236 gene encoding galactose-3-O-sulfotransferase 2-like isoform X2, translating to MCKLTRTWINNCRCNFKQNQLPLEENRASENSIQVQRSPTYAQLLRKSTPQEREPSPNPAEKKRLATKLNIAFNKTKLLAASLGSEEEFWQKPFVEVDERVKAQHTAKWLRDWWNHSTPKDPGGDQVVVNFADDQTSAAATKDGSSLIKVAEPTTRISAEDQTAHVKDPERRPFPKHTTMTQSEAFSAAGDRRTVGMASAKPPTMKPPPPEKNILPKVGTAKEGGSTSSPSQGSTCMPKTHVVFLKVHKSASSTVMNILFRFGDTRNLSFALPGSGASQLYYPHYFMAAAVQGFSPKKDPQFHIMCHHMRFFQPEVARVMPNTSFYFSILRNPIHLMESSFAYYKGVSAFAKAKNLEEFLNDTSKFYNASTSDSHYAKNLMTFDFGYNHNGNFSAKNVQLMLRAIEAQFDLLLISEYFDESMVLLKEALCWDLDDVVSFPLNSRDNSTKSHLSKDTIEKIKSWNKLDWELYVHFNRTFWEKIDGHMGRERMQQEVRALKQKREQLAKICLQEGGSVIPKKIADPALAPLQYGRAKILGYNLKPGLDRATRQMCRHLVTPELQYSSLLYRKQFPQKTLTPRNPAHLPKLYNRRTV from the exons ATGTGCAAACTTACAAGAACCTGGATCAA CAATTGTAGATGCAATTTCAAACAGAATCAGCTTCCCCTTGAAGAAAACAGAGCCAGTGAGAATTCCATCCAGGTTCAAAGGAGCCCAACTTATGCTCAACTTCTGCGAAAAAGCACCCCACAAGAGAGGGAGCCCAGTCCCAACCCTGCAGAGAAAAAGAGGCTAGCCACAAAACTGAACATAGCCTTCAACAAAACCAAACTGCTGGCTGCCAGCTTGGGCAGCGAAGAAGAGTTCTGGCAAAAACCATTTGTGGAGGTTGATGAGAGGGTGAAGGCCCAGCATACAGCAAAATGGCTGAGGGACTGGTGGAACCACAGCACCCCAAAAGATCCTGGAGGAGACCAAGTAGTGGTGAACTTTGCTGATGATCAGACATCTGCTGCTGCAACAAAGGATGGAAGTTCCCTGATAAAGGTGGCAGAACCCACAACAAGGATTTCTGCAGAGGATCAAACAGCACATGTCAAAGACCCAGAAAGACGCCCCTTTCCAAAGCACACAACAATGACTCAATCAGAGGCCTTCAGTGCTGCAGGAGACAGAAGAACAGTTGGGATGGCATCAGCAAAACCACCAACCATGAAACCACCtccaccagaaaaaaatattcttccCAAAGTTGGAacagcaaaggagggagggagcacttCCAGCCCCTCTCAAGGTTCAACATGCATGCCCAAGACCCATGTTGTTTTCCTCAAAGTGCACAAGAGTGCCAGCAGCACCGTCATGAACATCTTGTTTCGCTTTGGCGATACTCGCAACCTTTCTTTTGCCTTGCCGGGCAGTGGTGCCAGTCAATTGTACTATCCTCATTATTTCATGGCAGCAGCTGTGCAGGGGTTTTCTCCCAAAAAAGACCCCCAGTTTCACATTATGTGTCATCATATGAGGTTCTTTCAACCAGAG GTTGCTCGAGTCATGCCAAACACAAGCTTTTACTTTTCTATCCTCCGGAATCCCATTCATCTCATGGAATCATCCTTCGCCTACTACAAAGGGGTCTCTGCCTTTGCCAAAGCCAAGAACTTAGAGGAGTTTCTCAACGACACCTCCAAGTTTTACAATGCCTCAACCAGTGATAGTcattatgccaaaaacctaatGACGTTCGATTTTGGCTATAACCACAATGGGAACTTCTCGGCAAAGAATGTCCAGCTCATGCTCAGAGCCATTGAGGCACAATTTGACCTTCTCCTCATCTCAGAGTACTTTGACGAATCCATGGTGCTGCTGAAGGAGGCCTTGTGCTGGGACCTGGATGATGTGGTCTCCTTCCCTCTCAACAGCAGAGACAACAGCACAAAGTCCCACCTTTCCAAAGATACCATAGAGAAGATAAAAAGCTGGAACAAGCTGGACTGGGAACTCTATGTGCATTTCAACAGGACCTTTTGGGAGAAGATAGACGGTCACATGGGCAGGGAGCGCATGCAGCAGGAAGTGAGGGCACTGAAGCAGAAGCGGGAACAGCTGGCCAAGATTTGCCTTCAAGAAGGTGGCAGTGTCATCCCTAAGAAGATTGCAGACCCAGCACTGGCCCCGCTGCAGTATGGCAGAGCAAAAATCCTAGGCTATAACCTAAAGCCTGGGCTGGATAGGGCAACAAGGCAGATGTGCCGACATCTAGTGACACCTGAGCTTCAGTATAGTAGCCTTCTGTATAGGAAACAGTTTCCCCAGAAAACTTTGACACCCAGAAACCCAGCTCACTTGCCAAAGCTATACAACCGCAGAACAGTTTGA
- the LOC117047236 gene encoding galactose-3-O-sulfotransferase 2-like isoform X1, translating into MCKLTRTWIKKWKLSCNNQLGRLWVALLLLFLLCIIFQVAERFQCTSNCRCNFKQNQLPLEENRASENSIQVQRSPTYAQLLRKSTPQEREPSPNPAEKKRLATKLNIAFNKTKLLAASLGSEEEFWQKPFVEVDERVKAQHTAKWLRDWWNHSTPKDPGGDQVVVNFADDQTSAAATKDGSSLIKVAEPTTRISAEDQTAHVKDPERRPFPKHTTMTQSEAFSAAGDRRTVGMASAKPPTMKPPPPEKNILPKVGTAKEGGSTSSPSQGSTCMPKTHVVFLKVHKSASSTVMNILFRFGDTRNLSFALPGSGASQLYYPHYFMAAAVQGFSPKKDPQFHIMCHHMRFFQPEVARVMPNTSFYFSILRNPIHLMESSFAYYKGVSAFAKAKNLEEFLNDTSKFYNASTSDSHYAKNLMTFDFGYNHNGNFSAKNVQLMLRAIEAQFDLLLISEYFDESMVLLKEALCWDLDDVVSFPLNSRDNSTKSHLSKDTIEKIKSWNKLDWELYVHFNRTFWEKIDGHMGRERMQQEVRALKQKREQLAKICLQEGGSVIPKKIADPALAPLQYGRAKILGYNLKPGLDRATRQMCRHLVTPELQYSSLLYRKQFPQKTLTPRNPAHLPKLYNRRTV; encoded by the exons ATGTGCAAACTTACAAGAACCTGGATCAA GAAATGGAAACTTTCATGTAACAACCAGCTGGGAAGACTCTGGGTTGCCcttttgctcctcttcctcctctgtatCATATTCCAAGTCGCAGAGAGGTTCCAATGTACCAG CAATTGTAGATGCAATTTCAAACAGAATCAGCTTCCCCTTGAAGAAAACAGAGCCAGTGAGAATTCCATCCAGGTTCAAAGGAGCCCAACTTATGCTCAACTTCTGCGAAAAAGCACCCCACAAGAGAGGGAGCCCAGTCCCAACCCTGCAGAGAAAAAGAGGCTAGCCACAAAACTGAACATAGCCTTCAACAAAACCAAACTGCTGGCTGCCAGCTTGGGCAGCGAAGAAGAGTTCTGGCAAAAACCATTTGTGGAGGTTGATGAGAGGGTGAAGGCCCAGCATACAGCAAAATGGCTGAGGGACTGGTGGAACCACAGCACCCCAAAAGATCCTGGAGGAGACCAAGTAGTGGTGAACTTTGCTGATGATCAGACATCTGCTGCTGCAACAAAGGATGGAAGTTCCCTGATAAAGGTGGCAGAACCCACAACAAGGATTTCTGCAGAGGATCAAACAGCACATGTCAAAGACCCAGAAAGACGCCCCTTTCCAAAGCACACAACAATGACTCAATCAGAGGCCTTCAGTGCTGCAGGAGACAGAAGAACAGTTGGGATGGCATCAGCAAAACCACCAACCATGAAACCACCtccaccagaaaaaaatattcttccCAAAGTTGGAacagcaaaggagggagggagcacttCCAGCCCCTCTCAAGGTTCAACATGCATGCCCAAGACCCATGTTGTTTTCCTCAAAGTGCACAAGAGTGCCAGCAGCACCGTCATGAACATCTTGTTTCGCTTTGGCGATACTCGCAACCTTTCTTTTGCCTTGCCGGGCAGTGGTGCCAGTCAATTGTACTATCCTCATTATTTCATGGCAGCAGCTGTGCAGGGGTTTTCTCCCAAAAAAGACCCCCAGTTTCACATTATGTGTCATCATATGAGGTTCTTTCAACCAGAG GTTGCTCGAGTCATGCCAAACACAAGCTTTTACTTTTCTATCCTCCGGAATCCCATTCATCTCATGGAATCATCCTTCGCCTACTACAAAGGGGTCTCTGCCTTTGCCAAAGCCAAGAACTTAGAGGAGTTTCTCAACGACACCTCCAAGTTTTACAATGCCTCAACCAGTGATAGTcattatgccaaaaacctaatGACGTTCGATTTTGGCTATAACCACAATGGGAACTTCTCGGCAAAGAATGTCCAGCTCATGCTCAGAGCCATTGAGGCACAATTTGACCTTCTCCTCATCTCAGAGTACTTTGACGAATCCATGGTGCTGCTGAAGGAGGCCTTGTGCTGGGACCTGGATGATGTGGTCTCCTTCCCTCTCAACAGCAGAGACAACAGCACAAAGTCCCACCTTTCCAAAGATACCATAGAGAAGATAAAAAGCTGGAACAAGCTGGACTGGGAACTCTATGTGCATTTCAACAGGACCTTTTGGGAGAAGATAGACGGTCACATGGGCAGGGAGCGCATGCAGCAGGAAGTGAGGGCACTGAAGCAGAAGCGGGAACAGCTGGCCAAGATTTGCCTTCAAGAAGGTGGCAGTGTCATCCCTAAGAAGATTGCAGACCCAGCACTGGCCCCGCTGCAGTATGGCAGAGCAAAAATCCTAGGCTATAACCTAAAGCCTGGGCTGGATAGGGCAACAAGGCAGATGTGCCGACATCTAGTGACACCTGAGCTTCAGTATAGTAGCCTTCTGTATAGGAAACAGTTTCCCCAGAAAACTTTGACACCCAGAAACCCAGCTCACTTGCCAAAGCTATACAACCGCAGAACAGTTTGA
- the LOC117047237 gene encoding aquaporin-12A-like — MYRAPVIALTVTALAYTAAPFTGAFFNPALAFAVTFSCSGNSLPEYMQVYWLGPTAGMLVALFVYRGNIPRLFQTNLLYSQKSKYRIPKGKAVSVSGAEQRQPKTQKAISCSGPSDRTE; from the exons ATGTACAGAGCCCCTGTCATTGCACTCACTGTTACTGCCTTGGCCTACACAG CTGCACCTTTCACAGGAGCCTTTTTTAACCCTGCCCTGGCATTTGCTGTGACTTTTTCCTGTTCTGGGAACAGCTTACCAGAGTATATGCAAGTGTATTGGTTGGGGCCCACTGCAG GGATGCTGGTAGCTCTGTTTGTGTATCGGGGGAACATCCCGCGGCTCTTTCAGACAAACCTGCTGTACAGTCAAAAGAGCAAATACAGGATCCCCAAGGGAAAAGCAGTTTCAGTGTCTGGTGCTGAACAAAGACAGCCAAAAACACAGAAGGCGATCAGCTGCTCAGGACCATCTGACAGAACAGAGTGA